In Xanthomonas sp. SI, the following are encoded in one genomic region:
- a CDS encoding TIGR03862 family flavoprotein produces the protein MPANKLAAAVRGRIAIVGGGPAGLIAAETARAAGAEVDVYEGKGSVGRKFLIAGKGGLNLTHSDPFALFVSRYRERAAQVGAWLADFDADALRAWAQAQGVETYVGSSGRVFPLDRKAAPLLRGWVRRLKEAGVRFHVQHRWQGWDHDGALRFASADGERLVHADACVLALGGGSWPQLGSDGAWQDTLRARGVDLAPLQPANCGFDIDWSAHFRERHAGAPLKPVIAHWHDAQGREHALQGECVVGEHGIEGSLVYALSADLREAIAAHGPTALWLDLAPGRDLARLQAELGKPRGGRSFGEHLRRQAGIDGVKAALLFEVLGKQAGDDPARAAATLKRLPLTLLRPRPLAEAISSAGGVRLEALDPALMLRALPGTFCAGEMLDWEAPTGGYLLSACFASGLRAGRGAVAWLGRNG, from the coding sequence ATGCCCGCCAACAAGCTCGCCGCCGCCGTGCGCGGCCGTATCGCCATCGTCGGCGGCGGCCCGGCCGGGCTGATCGCCGCCGAGACTGCGCGCGCGGCCGGCGCCGAGGTCGATGTGTACGAGGGCAAGGGCTCGGTCGGGCGCAAGTTCCTGATCGCCGGCAAGGGCGGGCTCAACCTGACCCACTCCGATCCGTTCGCGCTGTTCGTGTCGCGCTATCGGGAGCGTGCCGCTCAGGTCGGCGCATGGCTGGCCGACTTCGACGCCGATGCGCTGCGCGCCTGGGCGCAGGCGCAGGGCGTGGAGACCTACGTCGGCAGTTCCGGCCGGGTGTTCCCGCTGGACCGCAAGGCCGCGCCGCTGCTGCGCGGCTGGGTGCGGCGGCTGAAGGAAGCCGGGGTACGCTTCCACGTGCAGCATCGCTGGCAGGGTTGGGACCACGACGGCGCGCTGCGCTTCGCCAGCGCCGACGGCGAACGCCTGGTGCATGCCGACGCCTGCGTGCTGGCGCTGGGCGGCGGCAGCTGGCCGCAGCTGGGTTCCGATGGCGCCTGGCAGGACACGCTGCGCGCGCGCGGCGTCGACCTGGCGCCGCTGCAGCCGGCCAACTGCGGCTTCGATATCGACTGGAGCGCGCATTTCCGCGAACGCCATGCCGGCGCGCCGCTGAAGCCGGTGATCGCGCACTGGCACGATGCGCAGGGCCGCGAACACGCACTGCAGGGCGAATGCGTAGTCGGCGAACACGGCATCGAGGGCAGCCTGGTCTATGCGCTGTCGGCGGACCTGCGCGAGGCCATCGCCGCGCACGGGCCGACCGCGCTGTGGCTGGACCTGGCGCCGGGCCGCGATCTGGCGCGGCTGCAGGCCGAACTGGGCAAACCACGCGGCGGGCGCAGCTTCGGCGAGCACCTGCGGCGCCAGGCCGGCATCGACGGGGTCAAGGCGGCGCTGCTGTTCGAGGTCCTGGGCAAGCAGGCCGGCGACGATCCGGCGCGCGCGGCGGCCACGCTGAAGCGGCTGCCGCTGACCCTGCTGCGCCCGCGGCCGCTGGCCGAGGCGATCAGCAGCGCCGGCGGCGTGCGCCTGGAAGCGCTGGACCCGGCGCTGATGCTGCGCGCCCTGCCCGGCACCTTCTGCGCCGGCGAAATGCTCGACTGGGAAGCGCCGACCGGCGGCTACCTGCTCAGCGCCTGCTTCGCCAGCGGCCTGCGCGCCGGGCGCGGCGCGGTGGCGTGGTTGGGGCGAAATGGATGA
- a CDS encoding FMN-binding glutamate synthase family protein, whose translation MHRYLAYVASCVLLALSIALCAIWPLWGWGVAAFAVLALLGTWDLLQTRSTLRRNYPILAHFRYGLESVGPEMRQYFLQSDIEEAPFSRQQRALVYQRAKNVMDVVPFGTLRSAYATDYEWINHSLATSEIAHHDFRVTIGAGCAQPYSASVFNISAMSFGALSANAIRALNEGARRGGFYHDTGEGSISPYHRECGGDLVWEIGSGYFGCRDADGRFSEERFVANATLAQVKMIEVKLSQGAKPGHGGVLPAAKVSAEIAATRGVAMGQDCVSPSRHSAFSTPLQLLQFVARLRELSGGKPSGFKLAIGHPWEWFAIAKAMQESGLYPDFIVVDGAEGGTGAAPAEFIDHVGVPMHEALLLVHNTLVGLDVRDRVKLGAAGKITSAFDIARTLALGADWCNAGRGFMFALGCIQSLSCHSDRCPTGIATQDQRRWKHLDPTDKAVRVEHYHANTLRALRELLSAAGLADPSQLGPEHILRRISQVEIRSLASLYRYLEPGELLHDGVPDHAVFQEYWADARSDSFQPPARIRSLRDSKSR comes from the coding sequence ATGCACCGCTACCTAGCCTATGTCGCCAGCTGCGTGCTGCTGGCGCTGTCCATCGCCCTGTGCGCGATCTGGCCGCTGTGGGGCTGGGGCGTGGCCGCCTTCGCGGTCCTGGCGCTGCTCGGCACCTGGGACCTGCTGCAGACCCGCAGCACGCTGCGCCGCAACTATCCGATCCTGGCGCATTTCCGCTATGGGCTGGAATCGGTCGGCCCGGAGATGCGCCAGTATTTCCTGCAGAGCGACATCGAGGAGGCGCCGTTCTCGCGCCAGCAGCGCGCCCTGGTCTACCAGCGCGCCAAGAACGTCATGGACGTGGTGCCGTTCGGCACCCTGCGCAGCGCCTACGCCACCGACTACGAGTGGATCAACCACTCGCTGGCGACCAGCGAGATCGCCCACCACGATTTTCGCGTGACCATCGGCGCCGGCTGCGCGCAGCCGTACTCGGCCAGCGTGTTCAACATCTCGGCGATGAGCTTCGGCGCGCTGTCGGCCAACGCCATCCGCGCGCTCAACGAAGGCGCGCGCCGCGGCGGCTTCTACCACGACACCGGCGAAGGTTCGATCTCGCCGTACCACCGCGAATGCGGCGGCGACTTGGTGTGGGAAATCGGCTCGGGCTACTTCGGCTGCCGCGATGCGGATGGGCGCTTCAGCGAGGAACGTTTCGTCGCCAACGCCACCCTGGCGCAGGTGAAGATGATCGAGGTGAAGCTGTCGCAGGGCGCCAAGCCCGGCCACGGCGGGGTGCTGCCGGCGGCCAAGGTCAGCGCCGAGATCGCCGCCACCCGCGGCGTGGCGATGGGCCAGGACTGCGTATCGCCGTCGCGGCATTCGGCGTTCTCTACGCCGCTGCAACTGCTGCAGTTCGTGGCCCGGCTGCGCGAGCTGTCCGGCGGCAAGCCGAGCGGGTTCAAGCTGGCGATCGGGCATCCGTGGGAGTGGTTCGCGATCGCCAAGGCGATGCAGGAAAGCGGGCTGTACCCGGATTTCATCGTCGTCGACGGCGCCGAAGGCGGCACCGGCGCAGCGCCGGCCGAGTTCATCGACCATGTCGGCGTGCCGATGCACGAGGCGCTGCTGCTGGTGCACAACACCCTGGTCGGGCTGGACGTCCGCGACCGGGTCAAACTTGGCGCGGCCGGCAAGATCACCAGCGCGTTCGACATCGCGCGCACCCTGGCGCTGGGCGCGGACTGGTGCAACGCCGGGCGTGGCTTCATGTTCGCACTGGGCTGCATCCAGTCGCTGAGCTGCCACAGCGATCGCTGCCCGACCGGCATCGCCACCCAGGACCAGCGCCGCTGGAAGCACCTAGATCCCACCGACAAGGCGGTGCGGGTGGAGCACTACCACGCCAACACCCTGCGCGCGCTGCGCGAACTGCTCAGCGCCGCCGGCCTAGCCGATCCGTCGCAACTGGGGCCGGAGCACATCCTGCGGCGTATCTCGCAGGTCGAGATCCGTTCGCTGGCCTCGCTGTACCGTTATCTGGAACCGGGCGAACTGCTGCACGATGGCGTGCCCGACCATGCGGTGTTCCAGGAGTACTGGGCCGATGCGCGCAGCGATTCGTTCCAGCCGCCGGCGCGGATCCGCAGCCTGCGCGACAGCAAGTCGCGATGA
- a CDS encoding DUF6164 family protein: MAKLLLNLRHVPDDELAEVRALLDAARIDYYETRPGTFGISAGGVWLREDAEQARAKALLADYQAQRGERARAERAAALRDGSAETFATLLRRRPLFVLATLLGMLLIASLVLLPFFLLRG, translated from the coding sequence ATGGCCAAACTGCTGCTCAACCTGCGCCACGTGCCCGACGACGAACTCGCCGAGGTGCGTGCACTGCTCGATGCCGCGCGCATCGACTACTACGAAACCCGCCCCGGCACCTTCGGCATTTCCGCCGGTGGCGTGTGGCTGCGCGAGGACGCCGAGCAGGCGCGGGCCAAGGCGCTGCTGGCCGACTACCAGGCGCAGCGCGGCGAACGCGCCCGCGCCGAGCGTGCCGCGGCGCTGCGCGACGGCAGCGCCGAGACCTTCGCCACGCTGCTGCGGCGGCGCCCGCTGTTCGTGCTGGCGACGCTGCTGGGCATGCTGCTGATCGCCTCGCTGGTGCTGCTGCCGTTCTTCCTGTTGCGCGGCTGA
- a CDS encoding nucleotide sugar dehydrogenase: protein MPVAIVFDPAQLRIGVIGLGYVGLPLAVAFGARYDTLGYDIDAQRVAQLRDGHDQTLEMEPDELRAGVHLRYSDDAAALRDRNVYVVTVPTPIDAYEQPDLQPLRQASELLAGVLKRGDLVIYESTVYPGTTEEVCVPLLEQGSGLRFNEDFHCGYSPERVNPGDRQRRLADIRKITSGSSAAAADAVDALYASIIGAGTWRAPSIRVAEAAKVVENIQRDVNIALVNELALIFDRLGIDTQDVLEAAGTKWNFLPFRPGLVGGHCIGVDPYYLLHKSESMGYHPDLIHTARQVNNRVGAHVAARVQALLADKGVNMAEAAILVLGVTFKENCPDLRNSRALELVQALAASGARVDACDPWAEPQLARDHGGVELLPAPVAGRYDAVVLAVAHDEYRGFDAAQIRALGTPNLVVYDVKSVWPRAAVDDRL from the coding sequence ATGCCCGTCGCTATCGTGTTCGATCCCGCGCAACTGCGCATCGGCGTCATCGGCCTGGGCTATGTCGGCTTGCCGCTGGCGGTGGCGTTCGGCGCGCGCTACGACACGCTCGGCTACGACATCGATGCGCAACGCGTGGCGCAACTGCGCGATGGCCACGACCAGACCCTGGAAATGGAACCGGACGAACTGCGCGCCGGCGTGCACCTGCGCTACAGCGACGATGCCGCCGCGCTGCGCGACCGCAACGTCTATGTCGTCACCGTGCCGACCCCGATCGACGCCTACGAACAGCCCGACCTGCAGCCGCTGCGCCAGGCCAGCGAACTGCTCGCCGGCGTGCTCAAGCGCGGCGATCTGGTGATCTACGAATCCACGGTGTATCCGGGCACCACCGAAGAGGTCTGCGTGCCGCTGCTGGAACAGGGTTCGGGCCTGCGTTTCAACGAAGACTTCCACTGTGGCTACAGCCCGGAGCGGGTCAACCCGGGCGATCGCCAGCGGCGCCTGGCCGACATCCGCAAGATCACCTCCGGCTCCAGCGCCGCGGCCGCCGACGCGGTCGATGCGCTGTACGCGAGCATCATCGGCGCCGGCACCTGGCGCGCGCCGTCGATCCGCGTCGCCGAGGCGGCGAAGGTGGTGGAGAACATCCAGCGCGACGTCAACATCGCCCTGGTCAACGAACTGGCGCTGATCTTCGACCGCCTCGGCATCGATACCCAGGACGTGCTGGAAGCAGCCGGTACCAAATGGAACTTCCTGCCGTTCCGCCCCGGCCTGGTCGGCGGCCACTGCATCGGCGTGGATCCGTACTACCTGCTGCACAAGTCCGAGAGCATGGGCTACCACCCGGACCTGATCCACACCGCGCGCCAGGTCAACAACCGGGTCGGCGCGCACGTCGCCGCGCGGGTGCAGGCGCTGCTGGCGGACAAGGGCGTGAACATGGCCGAGGCCGCGATCCTGGTGCTCGGCGTCACCTTCAAGGAGAACTGCCCGGACCTGCGCAACAGCCGCGCGCTGGAACTGGTGCAGGCGCTGGCCGCCAGCGGCGCGCGGGTCGATGCCTGCGACCCGTGGGCCGAGCCGCAGCTGGCGCGCGACCATGGCGGGGTGGAACTGCTGCCGGCGCCGGTCGCCGGCCGCTACGACGCGGTGGTACTGGCGGTGGCGCACGACGAATACCGCGGCTTCGACGCCGCGCAGATCCGCGCGCTGGGCACGCCGAACCTGGTGGTCTACGACGTCAAGTCGGTGTGGCCGCGCGCCGCGGTGGACGACCGCCTGTAA
- a CDS encoding LacI family DNA-binding transcriptional regulator has product MTVSIHDVARVAGVSTSTVSRALGHGPVSEDVRARVEAAVRETGYRPNLMARRLRSQHSGIVGLIVADIRNPFFTAAIGAVEEVAYRAGMRVILCNTDEDPQREALYLQLMQEERVSGLIFAPTRTTQSQLPKLNFDYPVVLLDRAGKAGVHDSVVLDNAAAMASLIEHLAERGFRRIGGLFGKTSSTAAERRDGYLAAMQAHGLAPDYREVAPSAEAATAEVQAWLAQPERPEALVASNSLLLMGALKAARGAGLRIPQDLALAGFDNESWTDLVEPGITVIEQPVEDMGRTAMSLLLERLNAPTLPMRKVVLSGRCIVRGSSLR; this is encoded by the coding sequence GTGACGGTCAGCATTCACGATGTGGCGCGGGTGGCCGGGGTCTCGACCTCGACCGTGTCGCGGGCGCTGGGCCACGGTCCGGTCAGCGAGGACGTGCGGGCGCGGGTCGAGGCGGCGGTGCGCGAGACCGGCTACCGGCCGAACCTGATGGCGCGGCGGCTGCGCTCGCAGCATTCGGGGATCGTCGGGCTGATCGTGGCCGACATCCGCAACCCGTTCTTCACCGCGGCGATCGGTGCGGTCGAGGAGGTGGCCTATCGCGCTGGCATGCGGGTGATCCTGTGCAATACCGACGAGGATCCGCAGCGCGAGGCGCTGTACCTGCAGCTGATGCAGGAGGAGCGGGTCAGCGGCCTGATCTTCGCGCCAACCCGCACCACCCAGAGCCAGTTGCCGAAATTGAACTTCGATTATCCGGTGGTGCTGCTCGACCGCGCCGGCAAGGCCGGGGTGCACGACAGCGTGGTGCTGGACAACGCCGCGGCGATGGCGAGCCTGATCGAGCACCTGGCCGAGCGTGGTTTCCGCCGCATCGGCGGGCTGTTCGGCAAGACCAGCAGCACCGCCGCCGAGCGCCGCGACGGCTACCTGGCGGCGATGCAGGCGCACGGCCTGGCGCCGGACTATCGCGAGGTGGCGCCGAGCGCGGAGGCGGCGACCGCCGAGGTACAGGCGTGGCTGGCGCAGCCCGAGCGCCCCGAGGCGCTGGTGGCCAGCAACAGCCTGTTGCTGATGGGCGCGCTGAAGGCCGCGCGCGGCGCCGGCCTGCGCATTCCGCAGGACCTGGCGCTGGCCGGCTTCGACAACGAGAGCTGGACCGACCTGGTCGAGCCGGGCATCACCGTGATCGAACAGCCGGTGGAGGACATGGGCCGCACCGCGATGTCATTGCTGCTGGAACGGCTGAACGCACCGACCCTGCCGATGCGCAAGGTGGTGCTGAGCGGGCGTTGCATCGTGCGCGGGTCGAGCCTGCGCTGA
- a CDS encoding sulfurtransferase, with protein MIANTAAYHFVAIADPDALAALLQDRAQAGALRGTILVAGEGINLFLAGAPEAIDDFYAQLRADPRFAALRVKTSSSAQQPFARLKTKVKPEIISFRRDAASPLAAERAPAVAPATLQRWLRQGHDDTGRRVVLLDTRNAQEVDYGTFAGALTLPIVKFTDLPEALAPHRADLADATVVSFCTGGIRCEKAALWMRADGMDNVLQLDGGILGYFEEVGGEGYAGRCFVFDERVALDPQLQPLVDVAAPVSD; from the coding sequence ATGATCGCCAATACCGCCGCCTACCATTTCGTCGCCATCGCCGATCCCGACGCGCTTGCAGCGCTATTGCAGGACCGGGCGCAGGCCGGCGCCTTGCGCGGCACCATCCTGGTCGCAGGCGAGGGCATCAACCTGTTCCTGGCCGGCGCGCCGGAGGCGATCGACGACTTCTACGCGCAGTTGCGTGCCGACCCGCGCTTCGCCGCGCTGCGGGTCAAGACCAGCAGCAGCGCGCAGCAACCGTTCGCGCGGCTGAAGACCAAGGTCAAGCCGGAGATCATCAGTTTCCGCCGCGATGCCGCCTCGCCGCTGGCCGCCGAACGCGCCCCGGCAGTGGCGCCGGCCACGCTGCAGCGCTGGCTGCGCCAGGGCCACGACGACACCGGCCGCCGCGTGGTACTGCTGGACACGCGCAACGCCCAGGAAGTGGACTACGGCACGTTCGCGGGCGCGCTGACCCTGCCGATCGTCAAGTTCACCGACTTGCCCGAGGCGCTGGCGCCGCATCGCGCCGACCTGGCCGACGCCACCGTGGTCAGCTTCTGCACCGGCGGCATTCGCTGCGAGAAGGCGGCGCTGTGGATGCGCGCCGACGGCATGGACAACGTGCTGCAACTGGACGGCGGCATCCTCGGCTATTTCGAGGAAGTGGGCGGCGAGGGCTACGCCGGCCGCTGCTTCGTGTTCGACGAACGCGTGGCGTTGGACCCGCAGCTGCAGCCGCTGGTGGATGTCGCGGCGCCGGTGAGCGATTGA
- a CDS encoding transposase, with amino-acid sequence MSHAPSLLVDVEAELAHWKMLHGEGKLGPQSFSEHARLIKMACDVFLQLPRESNAVRIQRLRQRYDAEHPWPRIAWSDAEALVLGCWARLDGSERHDIYPDPTPAPA; translated from the coding sequence GTGAGCCATGCTCCGAGCTTGCTCGTGGATGTCGAAGCCGAACTGGCGCATTGGAAGATGCTGCACGGGGAAGGCAAGCTGGGCCCGCAGTCCTTCAGCGAGCATGCGCGTCTGATCAAGATGGCCTGCGACGTATTCCTGCAGTTGCCGCGCGAGTCCAATGCGGTGCGCATCCAGCGCCTGCGCCAACGCTACGACGCCGAGCATCCGTGGCCGCGCATCGCCTGGAGCGACGCCGAGGCCTTGGTGCTGGGCTGCTGGGCCAGGCTGGACGGTTCGGAGCGGCACGATATTTATCCCGATCCGACCCCCGCCCCCGCCTGA
- the ptsP gene encoding phosphoenolpyruvate--protein phosphotransferase, with translation MPRVTQTNPPVLVASELVRVNVQVRDKADAIAQAAQLLVAAGCVPPAYAASMLRREALANTFLGHGVAIPHCTGEDRHLVQRDGIAVLQIRDGVEWNPGQTTHLVVAIAAQSDTHITLLRRLTRLIQDQPRLDALFASDDPQAIVDALSQDAVAAASGKPVADLGERFDWTVAYPTGLHARPATRWVETARGFAARIQVRAGEQTGDAKNLVSLLQLGLHAGDTVTISAEGQDAVAALARLRSVIDGLTAQEKADAQAAAQRRAAPVSGWTPPQAQPAIVGIGASPGLAIGVVHKLAGNDGPVPDAPVPLSDGGALLHDALLRTRQQLQAIEDDTRRRLGAGDAAIFRAQAELLNDTDLITLACQLMVEGHGVAWSWQQAVERMANKLSALGNAVLAGRASDLRDVGRRVLTQIDPSLASGSLEHLPDRPCILLASDLSPSDTAHLDTSRVLGLATALGGPTSHTAILSRTLGLPALVAGGADLLDLDDGATVIVDGNSGRLYLAPSEADLASARAYIEEQRQLREREAEQRNQPAQTQDGHRVEIGANVNLPEQVPMALAQGAESVGLMRTEFLFLERGSTPSEDEQYDTYMAMAKALDGRSLIVRALDIGGDKQVAHLNLPREDNPFLGVRGARLLLRRADLLQPQLRALYRAARDGAKLAIMFPMITSASEIVALRAACERLRAELDAPEVPLGIMIEVPAAAIQADALARHADFFSIGTNDLTQYTLAIDRQNPDLAAEADSLHPAVLRLIRTTVEGAARHGRWVGVCGGLAGDAFGAALLTGLGVHELSMTPNDVPAVKARLRGSRLDALQALALQALDCESAADVRALDGAGA, from the coding sequence ATGCCCCGCGTGACCCAGACGAATCCCCCCGTATTGGTCGCCAGCGAACTGGTCCGCGTCAACGTCCAGGTCCGCGACAAGGCCGACGCCATCGCCCAGGCCGCACAGCTGCTGGTCGCCGCCGGCTGTGTGCCGCCGGCCTATGCGGCCAGCATGCTGCGCCGCGAGGCGCTGGCCAATACCTTCCTCGGCCACGGCGTGGCGATCCCGCATTGCACCGGCGAGGACCGCCACCTGGTCCAGCGCGACGGCATCGCGGTGCTGCAGATCCGCGACGGTGTGGAGTGGAATCCCGGCCAGACCACCCACCTGGTGGTCGCCATCGCTGCGCAGTCCGATACCCACATCACCCTGCTGCGGCGCCTGACCCGGCTGATCCAGGACCAGCCGCGGCTGGACGCGCTGTTCGCCAGCGACGACCCGCAGGCGATCGTCGACGCGCTGAGCCAGGATGCGGTCGCGGCGGCAAGCGGGAAGCCGGTCGCCGACCTCGGCGAGCGCTTCGACTGGACCGTCGCCTACCCCACCGGCCTGCATGCGCGCCCGGCCACGCGCTGGGTGGAAACCGCGCGCGGTTTCGCCGCCAGGATCCAGGTGCGCGCCGGCGAACAAACCGGCGATGCCAAGAACCTGGTGTCGCTGCTGCAGTTGGGCCTGCATGCCGGCGACACCGTGACCATCTCGGCCGAAGGCCAGGACGCGGTTGCCGCGCTGGCGCGGCTGCGCAGCGTCATCGACGGCCTCACCGCACAGGAGAAAGCCGACGCACAGGCCGCGGCGCAGCGCCGTGCCGCCCCGGTGAGCGGCTGGACCCCGCCGCAGGCGCAGCCGGCCATCGTCGGCATCGGCGCCAGCCCGGGCCTGGCGATCGGCGTGGTGCACAAGCTGGCCGGCAACGACGGCCCGGTGCCGGACGCGCCGGTGCCGCTCAGCGACGGCGGCGCGCTGCTGCACGACGCCTTGCTGCGCACCCGCCAGCAACTGCAGGCGATCGAGGACGACACCCGGCGCCGGCTCGGCGCCGGCGACGCGGCGATCTTCCGCGCCCAGGCCGAACTGCTCAACGACACCGACCTGATCACCCTGGCCTGCCAGCTGATGGTCGAAGGCCACGGCGTGGCCTGGTCCTGGCAGCAGGCGGTCGAGCGCATGGCCAACAAGCTGTCGGCGCTGGGCAACGCGGTGCTGGCCGGGCGCGCCAGCGACCTGCGCGACGTCGGCCGCCGGGTGCTGACCCAGATCGATCCGAGCCTGGCCAGCGGCAGCCTGGAACACCTGCCCGACCGCCCGTGCATCCTGCTCGCCAGCGACCTGTCGCCGTCGGACACCGCGCACCTGGACACCAGCCGCGTGCTCGGCCTGGCCACCGCGCTGGGCGGGCCGACCTCGCATACCGCGATCCTGTCACGCACCCTGGGCCTGCCGGCGCTGGTCGCCGGCGGTGCCGACCTGCTCGACCTGGACGACGGGGCCACCGTCATCGTCGACGGCAACAGCGGCCGTTTGTATCTGGCGCCGTCGGAGGCCGACCTGGCCTCGGCCCGCGCCTACATCGAAGAACAGCGCCAGCTGCGCGAGCGCGAGGCCGAGCAGCGCAACCAGCCGGCGCAGACCCAGGACGGCCACCGTGTCGAGATCGGCGCCAACGTCAACCTGCCCGAGCAGGTGCCGATGGCGCTGGCGCAAGGCGCCGAAAGCGTCGGCCTGATGCGCACCGAGTTCCTGTTCCTGGAGCGCGGCAGCACGCCGAGCGAGGACGAGCAGTACGACACCTATATGGCGATGGCCAAGGCGCTGGACGGACGTTCGCTGATCGTGCGCGCGCTGGACATCGGTGGCGACAAGCAGGTCGCGCACCTGAACCTGCCGCGCGAGGACAACCCGTTCCTCGGCGTGCGCGGCGCGCGCCTGCTGCTGCGCCGCGCCGACCTGCTGCAACCGCAGCTGCGCGCGCTGTACCGCGCGGCCAGGGACGGCGCCAAGCTGGCGATCATGTTCCCGATGATCACCTCGGCATCGGAGATCGTCGCGCTGCGCGCCGCGTGCGAACGCCTGCGCGCCGAGCTGGACGCGCCGGAAGTGCCGCTGGGGATCATGATCGAAGTGCCGGCGGCGGCGATCCAGGCCGACGCGCTGGCGCGGCATGCCGACTTCTTCTCGATCGGTACCAACGACCTGACCCAGTACACGCTGGCGATCGACCGGCAGAACCCGGACCTGGCCGCCGAGGCCGACAGCCTGCACCCGGCGGTGCTGCGCCTGATCCGCACCACGGTCGAAGGCGCTGCGCGCCACGGGCGCTGGGTCGGCGTGTGCGGCGGCCTGGCCGGCGATGCGTTCGGCGCGGCGCTGCTGACCGGGCTGGGCGTGCACGAGCTGTCGATGACCCCCAACGACGTGCCGGCGGTGAAGGCGCGCCTGCGCGGCAGCCGCCTGGACGCGCTGCAGGCATTGGCCCTGCAGGCGCTGGACTGCGAGAGCGCAGCCGACGTGCGCGCGCTGGACGGAGCCGGCGCATGA
- a CDS encoding FKBP-type peptidyl-prolyl cis-trans isomerase, with translation MRRVLLLLSLSLPAWLLSGCTPPGPPPGGSIAAFQMIDEQVGSGAEARPGNQVTVHYTGWLYDEAAKDQRGEKFDASADHGQPFSFTLGGGQVIRGWDEGVAGMRVGGKRKLMIPSEYGYGASGAGGVIPPNASLVFEVELLDVKPR, from the coding sequence ATGCGCCGTGTCCTGCTGCTGTTGAGCCTGTCGTTGCCTGCCTGGCTGTTGAGCGGCTGCACGCCGCCGGGCCCGCCGCCGGGCGGCAGCATCGCCGCTTTCCAGATGATCGACGAGCAGGTCGGCAGCGGCGCCGAGGCGCGGCCCGGCAACCAGGTCACCGTGCACTACACCGGTTGGCTGTACGACGAGGCCGCCAAGGACCAGCGTGGCGAGAAGTTCGACGCCTCCGCCGACCACGGCCAGCCCTTCAGCTTCACCCTCGGCGGCGGCCAGGTGATCCGCGGCTGGGACGAAGGCGTGGCCGGCATGCGCGTGGGCGGCAAGCGCAAGCTGATGATCCCGTCGGAATACGGCTACGGCGCCAGCGGCGCCGGCGGGGTGATTCCACCGAACGCCTCGCTGGTGTTCGAGGTCGAACTGCTCGACGTCAAGCCGCGTTGA
- a CDS encoding GNAT family N-acetyltransferase codes for MSAGTGSAGNGVAPRIELRPATLADIDAMWALRTRCVREVCRSHYPPAVIEAWAASPAPATYPQLIASGGAVLAEDAGDRLLGFGMVDLAGSEIDGLFVAPEAQGTGLGGRLLRALEAKLPAATRIHLAAALNAVAFYSAQGYTVLQQGSYAHPSGMALDCVYMEKLAAAASSA; via the coding sequence ATGAGCGCCGGTACTGGGAGTGCCGGTAATGGCGTGGCGCCGCGGATCGAGCTGCGGCCAGCGACGCTGGCGGACATCGATGCGATGTGGGCGCTGCGCACCCGCTGCGTGCGCGAAGTGTGCCGCTCGCACTATCCGCCGGCGGTGATCGAGGCCTGGGCCGCATCGCCGGCACCGGCGACGTACCCGCAGTTGATCGCCAGCGGCGGCGCGGTGCTCGCCGAGGACGCCGGTGACCGCCTGCTCGGCTTCGGCATGGTCGATCTGGCCGGCAGCGAGATCGATGGCCTGTTCGTCGCGCCGGAGGCGCAAGGCACCGGCCTGGGCGGACGCCTGTTGCGTGCGCTGGAGGCGAAGCTGCCAGCGGCAACACGCATCCATCTGGCGGCGGCGCTCAATGCGGTCGCGTTCTACAGCGCACAGGGCTACACGGTGCTGCAGCAGGGCAGCTACGCGCATCCCAGCGGGATGGCGCTCGATTGCGTCTATATGGAAAAGCTCGCCGCAGCGGCGTCGAGCGCATGA